GCTATGGTCATCGGTCTCCTTGGCGGCGCAATTGATGGCCTTGCCCACCTCGATCAGGATGGTCTCGGCCAGTTCCACGTCGCGCAGTTCCTTCGCTTCATCCTCACCCGGGTTCATCATTCCAATCATGACATCGGTGCCCCGGTCGAGCTGATTGCTGTGCGCTGCCAGATGGCGCAAGATGTATCCCCGTTCGATGCAGGTGGGGTTTGCCTTGGATGCCGGCGACCAGAAGACCATCACTCCCTGGATGGTCATAATGGTCGACAGCGGCGTGTCCGAAGCAGAGCGGAAGGTGATGTCGATGATGTGCATCCGATGACTGGAAGAACATGCTGGAATATGAGTGCTGTGGTAGATCGGATTGGGGAGAACGACCGGCTCATGATCAAGGGTTCCTTCCTGACCTCTTCACTCAACAAGGGATATGTTCGGATAGTTGAAAGCTAGCTCCGCATAATGTAAAAAGACCGGTCCGTTCAACGCTAACGAGTTCGGATATTATCGTTTTCTTGTGATTATAATTAGTTTATAAAAATTTATATTTTCATAATAATAATCTAGGGACAGGTCAGTGTCATTATCAAAAATGCAACTATGTTCACATCCTAATGCCATATATTTCCAAAATATGACGGAATTTTACAGAAATCTCGACCCTATAGCGTAATTTATACCGAAGTATCGTATCGAAAAACACTCAGCCGAATATCGAAAAACGAGCGATTTCGAAATCAATTATGATACCTAGATGTTCGGGTTTAATAACACTACATCGGGTTGCTTTTTCTTAATCGACGGACTAAAGAGGAAAACCGAAGTCGACTATCAAAGCCGCGTTGTACCCTCTTAACCCAGTCCGAGCAGATCTCAAACAATCAGGGTGACACAGATGAAGCTGATGAAGATGGGTTTGTCATGGAAGGACAGGGATATGAGAGCAGGTAATGGAACGAAGGCAATTGGAGACAAATCAACGAAGAAAGGCGGTTGTTACACATGATCGAGACCAAGCTCAATCTAAAGGGCCGGTCCTTAATGGTGCTCTCTATCCTTCTGGTCGGAGCACTCATCGGCACAGCCGTTGGCGCGGCAATGTTCGTCCAGGGTGAGGGTGCGCCCTCAACGGCCAGCGGCCCAGGATCCATTGTCGTGGAATCGAACTACGTCATTTTCAAGGACGCCTCGGGTTACACCTGTGCCAGGAACACGACCACCCAGGCGATCGAGATCAGGGAAACCAATGCGGGTCTGGCGATGCAGAAGGCGGTTGACAGGTCGGCACGCGGGAACATCTACATCAAATCCGGAACCTATGACATGTCCAGACCGGTCTATACCTGGTCGACCTCGATCACCGGCGACGGCAACGGGACCATTCTTAAGGTCACATCCTCCCTGTATGACTCCGTCCTCAAAGTGACCAACGACTATTACAAGGCCGATGGCACATTGGCCATACCAAAGGCTCAGCAAAGCGCTAACCACCCTACCGGGGTGACCATCAGCAACCTGCAGGTGGACGGTAACAAGGCGGTCAGGTCCAGCGGGCAGGTCATGAGGTGCGTCAACTTCCAGGACGCCATCAACTGTCAGGTCCGCAACATCTATGCCCACGACGTCAGTGCTGGACAGGGGGTCTATATGACCAATTCCCACTATTGCACGGTCAGGGACAGCGTGTTCTACAACATCGGGGGCACGGCATTCGCAGATTATGGAACAGGCATCGCCTTCGGTGAGGCCAGTCCAACGAAGGTCGCGTCCTCGCATATCCTGATAGATAACTGCAAGATCACCAAGGCCTCCATGTCCTCGATCGACATGGAACCGGCGAACAACGTGACCATCACCAACAGCCTGTTCCTCGGTGCCACGACCTGGAACGGCTACGCAACTCCGGTCATCACGTCATATGCGATAAAGGGGTATGACCGGCCGAACGACCACATCATGGTGAGCGGTAACAGCGTCTATGGGGCGTTCGGTGAGTTCATCATACTGACGCCATGCAACTACTCCATCGTATCGAACAATATCGTTACCTACACGGCAGGCAACACCGCGGCGATATACTCGACCGGCGCCCACGACAACAAGATAACCGGCAACATCATCAAGACCTGGGGAAAGGACGCCATCGTTGGAGTGAACTGCAACTCGTACCTGATCAGCGACAACACGATCATTGACGGCAAGAACTCCAAGAGCAACTACGGCATACGGTTATACGCCACCTCCGGTACCTCATATTACAACATCGTCAAGGGCAACCAGATCAGCGGTTTCAACTACGCCATATGTGAGATAACCGGAACCAACCACCTGATCGTGACCGCGAACATAATCAAGTCCTGCAACGTCGGAATATACCTGAAGGGAACCGACATCATGAGGACTGGGAACGTGCTGAACGGTGCGAGCGACCTGTGACCCATCAGGTCACTGCCCTATCGTAGGCGACAAACCTTACCAAGATGACCGGCCCTGCGCCGAGCGGGGCGGTCAATTCCGTTTTTTTCAAATTATTGATCGGATGTATTCATGTCAATGTTTTCAGTTCCGATCGATGGTTCCCATGGAATGCCGAAAACTATCAATGGCTCACTGCATAAACTGTTTGATATCCAGAAGACTGTGTTTTTCTAGGATAATATTCCAGATAACAAGAACCTGAGAGAATAGTCGCCGACTCGTGGCAGAGTCTTCGGCGGATCAGGCGCCCTTTGATATGGATCGCGGGGC
The Methanomassiliicoccales archaeon genome window above contains:
- a CDS encoding right-handed parallel beta-helix repeat-containing protein, with translation MIETKLNLKGRSLMVLSILLVGALIGTAVGAAMFVQGEGAPSTASGPGSIVVESNYVIFKDASGYTCARNTTTQAIEIRETNAGLAMQKAVDRSARGNIYIKSGTYDMSRPVYTWSTSITGDGNGTILKVTSSLYDSVLKVTNDYYKADGTLAIPKAQQSANHPTGVTISNLQVDGNKAVRSSGQVMRCVNFQDAINCQVRNIYAHDVSAGQGVYMTNSHYCTVRDSVFYNIGGTAFADYGTGIAFGEASPTKVASSHILIDNCKITKASMSSIDMEPANNVTITNSLFLGATTWNGYATPVITSYAIKGYDRPNDHIMVSGNSVYGAFGEFIILTPCNYSIVSNNIVTYTAGNTAAIYSTGAHDNKITGNIIKTWGKDAIVGVNCNSYLISDNTIIDGKNSKSNYGIRLYATSGTSYYNIVKGNQISGFNYAICEITGTNHLIVTANIIKSCNVGIYLKGTDIMRTGNVLNGASDL